A single region of the Coregonus clupeaformis isolate EN_2021a chromosome 16, ASM2061545v1, whole genome shotgun sequence genome encodes:
- the LOC121545608 gene encoding uncharacterized protein LOC121545608, translating to MAFHDRAAAHKPKITMCNAEPKLYRAAILQYSILQYSILQYSILQYSILQYSILQYSILQYYILQYSILQYSILQYYILQYSILQYSILQYSILQYSILQYSILQYSILQYSILQYSILQYSILQYSILQYSILQYSILQYYILQYSILQYSILQYSILQYSILQYSILQYSILQYSILQYSILQYYILQYSILQYYILHYSILQYSILQYSILQYSILQYSILQYSILQYSILQYSILQYSILQYSILQYSILQYSILQCSILQYSILQYYILQYSILQYSILQYSILQYSILQYSILQYSILQYSILQYSILQYSILQYYILQYSILQYSILQYSILQYSILQYSILQYYILQYSILQYSILQYYILQYSILQYSILQYSILQYSILQYSILQYSILQYSILQYSILQYSILQYSILQYSILQYYILQYSILQYSIFQYSILQYSILQYSILQYSILQYSILQYSILQYAILQYSILQYSILQYSILQYSILQYSILQYSILQYSILQYSILQYSILQYSILQYSILQYSILQYSILQYYILQYSILQYSILQYSILQYSILQYSILQYSILQYSILQYYILQYYILQYSILQYSILQYSILQYYILQYSILQYSILQYSILQYSILQYSILQYSILQYSILQYSILQYSILQYSILQYSILQYYILQYSILQYSILQYSILQYSILQYSILQYSILQYSILQYSILQYAILQYSILQYSILQYSILQYSSLQYSILQYSILQYSILQYSILQYSILQYSILQYYILQYSILQYSILQYSILQYSILQYSILQYSILQYSILQYSILQYSILQYSILQYSILQYSILQYSILQYSILQYSILQYSILQYAILQYSILQYSILQYSILQYSILQYSILQYAILQYSILQYSILQYSILQYSILHSLRVVPVSGGRTPRALAL from the exons atggctTTCCATGACcgtgcagccgcacacaagcctaagatcaccatgtgcaatgccgaAC CAAAACTGTATAGAGCAGCTATCTTACAGTACTCTATCTTACAGTACTCTATCTTACAGTACTCTATATTACAGTACTCTATCTTACAGTACTCTATCTTACAGTACTCTATATTACAATACTATATCTTACAATACTCTATCTTACAGTACTCTATATTACAATACTATATCTTACAATACTCTATCTTACAGTACTCTATATTACAGTACTCTATATTACAGTACTCTATCTTACAGTACTCTATCTTACAGTACTCTATATTACAATACTCTATCTTACAATACTCTATCTTACAGTACTCTATCTTACAGTACTCTATCTTACAGTACTCTATTTTACAGTACTCTATATTACAATACTATATCTTACAATACTCTATCTTACAGTACTCTATCTTACAGTACTCTATCTTACAGTACTCTATATTACAATACTCTATCTTACAATACTCTATCTTACAGTACTCTATCTTACAGTACTCTATATTACAATACTATATCTTACAATACTCTATCTTACAGTACTATATCTTACATTACTCTATATTACAATACTCTATCTTACAATACTCTATCTTACAATACTCTATCTTACAGTACTCTATCTTACAGTACTCTATCTTACAGTACTCTATATTACAATACTCTATATTACAATACTCTATATTACAATACTCTATCTTACAGTACTCTATCTTACAGTACTCTATCTTACAGTGCTCTATTTTACAGTACTCTATATTACAATACTATATCTTACAGTACTCTATCTTACAGTACTCTATCTTACAGTACTCTATATTACAATACTCTATCTTACAGTACTCTATATTACAGTACTCTATATTACAATACTCTATCTTACAATACTCTATCTTACAGTACTCTATATTACAATACTATATCTTACAGTACTCTATATTACAATACTCTATCTTACAGTACTCTATCTTACAGTACTCTATCTTACAGTACTCTATATTACAATACTATATCTTACAATACTCTATCTTACAGTACTCTATATTACAATACTATATCTTACAATACTCTATCTTACAGTACTCTATCTTACAGTACTCTATCTTACAGTACTCTATATTACAATACTCTATATTACAATACTCTATATTACAATACTCTATCTTACAGTACTCTATCTTACAGTACTCTATCTTACAGTACTCTATTTTACAGTACTCTATATTACAATACTATATCTTACAATACTCTATCTTACAGTACTCTATCTTTCAGTACTCTATCTTACAGTACTCTATATTACAATACTCTATATTACAATACTCTATCTTACAGTACTCTATCTTACAGTACTCTATATTACAGTACGCTATATTACAGTACTCTATATTACAATACTCTATCTTACAATACTCTATCTTACAGTACTCTATATTACAATACTCTATATTACAATACTCTATATTACAATACTCTATCTTGCAGTACTCTATCTTACAGTACTCTATCTTACAGTACTCTATATTACAATACTCTATCTTACAGTACTCTATATTACAGTACTCTATATTACAATACTATATCTTACAATACTCTATCTTACAGTACTCTATATTACAATACTCTATCTTACAGTACTCTATATTACAATACTCTATCTTACAGTACTCTATCTTACAGTACTCTATATTACAATACTATATCTTACAATATTATATCTTACAATACTCTATCTTACAGTACTCTATCTTACAGTACTCTATATTACAATACTATATCTTACAATACTCTATCTTACAGTACTCTATCTTACAGTACTCTATCTTACAGTACTCTATCTTACAGTACTCTATATTACAATACTCTATATTACAATACTCTATATTACAATACTCTATCTTACAGTACTCTATCTTACAGTACTCTATTTTACAGTACTCTATATTACAATACTATATCTTACAGTACTCTATCTTACAGTACTCTATCTTACAGTACTCTATCTTACAGTACTCTATATTACAATACTCTATATTACAATACTCTATCTTACAGTACTCTATCTTACAGTACTCTATATTACAGTACGCTATATTACAGTACTCTATATTACAATACTCTATCTTACAATACTCTATCTTACAATACTCTAGCTTACAGTACTCTATATTACAATACTCTATATTACAATACTCTATCTTACAATACTCTATCTTGCAGTACTCTATCTTACAGTACTCTATCTTACAATACTATATATTACAATACTCTATCTTACAGTACTCTATCTTACAATACTCTATATTACAATACTCTATCTTACAATACTCTATCTTGCAGTACTCTATATTACAATACTCTATATTACAATACTCTATATTACAATACTCTATCTTACAATACTCTATCTTACAATACTCTATCTTGCAGTACTCTATATTACAATACTCTATATTACAATACTCTATCTTACAGTACTCTATCTTACAGTACTCTATATTACAGTACGCTATCTTACAGTACTCTATATTACAATACTCTATATTACAATACTCTATCTTACAGTACTCTATCTTACAGTACTCTATATTACAGTACGCTATCTTACAGTACTCTATATTACAATACTCTATATTACAATACTCTATCTTACAGTACTCTATcttaca TTCCCTGAGAGTTGTTCCAGTGAGCGGTGGTCGTACACCGCGAGCGTTGGCCCTCTAA